The genomic interval GAGACCCTCGCAGATCCCTACAGTACCGTCTATGTCTCGCACGCCGCGTTGCGGAAAGATCCGGACGGTTCGATCGGCGTCACATGCACCTTCCATGACCCAACGTGAACGCCCATCGCGCATTCCGCGTGATCATCCGACCTGCGCTATACCACACGCTGCGCCAAGCCGAATCACAAACGGAATCACTTCATGGAAATCGTGATCGCACTGAGATTGGCGGCGACTTCCATACCGGCCTTCGGTCCCTGCAGCACGATGGTGACGCCCTTCTCGTTGCGCAAATGGACGCCGTTGACGCCGCCGACCAGCGCAAAGCCGCCGCCGACGGAGCTGTAGGTACCGGCGAAATCGCCGACCTCGCGGAGCCCTGAGGCCCAGCCGTCGAGGCGGCCGATGGTTGCGCCGGCGGTGATGCCAAAGCTGACGCCGGAGACGCGGAACGGATAGTTGCGGCCGCGATAGCTGAGGACGCCGCTGCCGGCGCCGCCGCCGACCAGAAGGCCTGCCTTGAGGATCTTGACCCGGACTTGGCCGGAGGCTTGCGCAAAGCCCGGCGCTGGCGCGGCCGCGGCGAGCAGCGCGACGACCGTCAGGAGGATGGCAAGCGCGCGCGGCACGGCGCCCTTCGCCTCACGGTTTGGCTGCATCGGCCTTCTTCCAGGTCTGGTCGGGATCGAACAGCATGAGGCGCTTGGCGACGAAGTCGGTCCGCGGTCCCAGATCCTTCTGGTAGACGACGCCGTTGTGATTGACGAGGAAGGTCATCACGCCGGAATTGCCGTATTCGGCAGGCCAGGCGATCAGCGCAAAGCCGCCGATCATCTTGCCCTTGACGACGTAGTTGAGCGCGCCGCCCGCCGCATCCGGCCCCTGCCCTTTGAGGATGCGGAAGTAATAGCCGTGATAAGGCGCGGGCTCGATGTCGCCGGCTCGGTAGCCTTCGCGCGACGCCTCAGCCGCCAACGCGCCGAGCGGGCTCGGGTCGGCGTCGTCGCGCCAGAACAGGCCGTCCTTCTTGCCGGGCGTCGAGACAATACGCTGCGCATAGACGCCGACACCCTCGCCACGATCCTTGTCTGCATACTCGTTCTGGGCATCGACAAAGGCGAGAGAGGTCTGGATTGCATCGATCTCGTTGCGGCCGATGCGGCGGCGCAGCACCTCGATGCGACCTTCGGCGGTGTCGAACTCCCAGCCGGCCTTGGAGTTCTCCAACGGAATCGGGAACGGGAAATCATCCGGACCGAGCAGCAGCGTGGCCTTCTTGTTGCCTTCCGCCTTGATCGAATGCTTCTGGTCATACAGGGAGGTGAAGCGTTGACGGATGTCGGCATCCGCGACCTCGTCGCCGGACGAGACGATGTCGTCGGCGGCCCTGCCCAGCACCTTCAATATGTCGCTCGGGCCGCTTTTCACGGCGGCGGCGAGCGCGGCAGCCGCATCCTCCGGCGATTTGTAGGATTGTTGCGCCAGCGACGGCGATGACAGCAGCGCCAGCGCCAGGAGACTCGGCACGAGAGCGGGCAACGCTGCACGTTGAAGCGATCTCAGAGCGATCATGGCGTCACCTCCGCGGGAATCCTTGCACCGCCTGCGAGCCAGTCGCCATACGTGCGGAATTTCAGACCGAGCTTCTCGTAAGAGACGCGCAGATACCCGTCGCTGCCGCGGGTCACGGCTTCCGGCTTCACGGTCTCGACTTCCTGAGCCATCACGCCGACATAGGCCTTGTCGCTCCCGATATAGCTGAAGCGGTAGTAGCCGAGGCCGTTACCGAGATGACCGAGCAGCGTGATGTCGTGCTTCAGCGCGATGTCCGAACGCCGGCCACCGCCGCCGCCACCGCGACCACCTCCGCCACCAAAGCCGCCGCCACCACGGCCGCCGCCACCCATCGACATGCCGCCTCCACCGCCACGACCGGCAAAGGCCGCTCCTCCACCGCCGCCGCGGGGCATGCTCGCCATGCTCGAGCGTCCGCGCGCAGAAGCCGCGGCCGCCGACCGGCCGGACGACACGTTCATGGCGCCACCGCGATTGCCGCCCCCTGCCGCGGCGCGATTGCCCGCGCCAGCGCCGCCACGGTTAGCGGCCTTCGCGCCGCCACCGCCCTTGGCGCCTGCACGATCCCCGCCGCCCTTGGCGCGATCACCGCCGCCCTTGGCACGGTCACCGGCTCCCGCGCGATCGCCGCCACCTTTGGCACGATCACCTGCACCTGCACGATCGCCGCCGCGGTCGCCGCCACGATCTCCTGCACGATCTCCCGCGCGATCTCCGGCTCGATCACCCGCACGATCTCCAGCACGGTCGCCCGCCCGGTCTCCTGCACCCTGATCGGGACGCAGCACCTGATTCCCGTCACGGCCGCGAAAATCCATGCGGTCGGCAGCGCCGGCCTTGATGTTGGTGTTGCCGAAGCGGTTCTGAACATTGACGTTGTTGTAGCGTACGCCCCCGCGATGCGCCGGATTGTGCTGCCAGCCGTTTCCGATGTTGGTGGTGCGGTGATTGACGTAGACGTTGCGGTTGCCCCAGTTGCAGCCGCCGCCCCAGTAGTTGCCCCAGCGGCCGATGGCCCAGGCAGTGCCGAAGGCAAGGCCCGCCGCGACCATTCCGGCGCCGATATAGGACGGATAGCCGAAATAATACGGCGGATACTCGGCGTAGGGCCAGTCGCCGTAGACGGTCGCCGGCTCGTAATAGGGCACGTACATCTGCCCCGCCTCTGCCGGCTCGATCATGACCACCTGTCTGTTCTCCTGGGTCTGGACCGTGACCTTCTGCTGCTTGGTCGTTACCAGCTTCTTGTTGTCATAGGCCTTGGTGCGCAGGCGCTGAATTGCATCCATGACGTCAGGCTGCTGCGCAAGAAAGGCGTCTCCGAGATTCTTGGTCCAGTCGAGCTTGTCGCTCATCATGGTCAAAACCTCGGCGGTGCTCGCCAGTGCCTTGATGCTGTCGTCCCAAGACTGCTTCTCGACCTCGGTCCTGAGCGCATCGCCCTTCAGCTTCTTCTCTTTCAGCCAGCGATCGGCCTGCACGACTTCGAGAGGATAGGTCGAGGCCGCCAGCACGTTGGCCAGCAGTTCGTCGGGATAGAGCGCGATCGGCGCAACCAGCGCCTCGAGTTGCTCCGGCTTGAGCAACTCCGCAGCGGGCGGCGCCTGAGTTGCGGCCGGCGCCGGCGTCGCTGGCGCAGCCGGGGTCTGCGCCGTCGCAGCGACGGGGATCGTCATCACCAGCGCAAGCGCGATCAGGGTTTTGCCGCAGCGAAACATCACACCCTCCATTGGCATTTCGGCAGCGAGCATCGGGCCGGGGACGGCGCGTTCTTTGACAAAGATCAAAGGAAGCGGAGCGGGTCGCCATCACCGGGGCGCGTCCTGCTGCGATGCAAGAGGACTATTCCGCGATCGGCAGCCTGATCGTGAACAGCGCACCGCCGGTCGGCTTGTTCTCGGCAATGATCTGTCCACGATGCGCCTCGACGATGGTCCGGCAAATCGTCAGGCCCATGCCCATGCCTTGCGGCTTGGTGGTGAAGAACGGATTGAAGACGTCCTTGAGATTGCTGTTCGCAATGCCGGGGCCGCTGTCCTCGATCCGGATCTCAGCGAACGCGCCGGCCCGCACCGTCGTCACGACAACCTCGCGCGCCCTCGCCTCCGTCTCCGCAAGGGCTTCGATCGCGTTGATGATCAGATTGAGAATGACCTGCTGAAGCTGGACGGTGTCGCCCTTGACGTCCAACGCGTTTCCGGCCGGCACGTATCTCAGGGCGATCTTGCGCCGGTCGGCAACGGCCCTGAGAAATCCGATCGCCTCGCCTACCGTCTCGTTCAGGTCGATCTCGGCAGTCTCGAACGGCGTCTTTCGCAAGATGCTGCGCAACCTTCGGATCACTTCGCTGGCGCGCTGGTCGTCGCGCCTGATGTCCGCGAGGATTTCCCTGATCTCGTCGAGATCGGGCGAAGCACCTTTCAGCATGAGCTCCGCCGTCTCGGCATTGGTGAGAATGGAGCCGAGCGGCTGGTTCAATTCGTGTGCGATCGAGGTCGTCAGCTCGCCGACCGCGGCATAACGATTGACATGCGCGAGCTCGGCAAGTCGCTGGCGCGACTCTACTTCGGCGAGGCGGCGCCGACGATGTTGATGGAGCAATCCGCTGATCAGGCCCGCCTGCATCAGGATCACCGCGGCGATGAGCACCATCTGCCAGCGGTAGGTCTCCCATATGTTCGGCTCGCGATAGAGGACCTCGCTGCCCTGTGGCAAATTCCTCTCATTGATCCCCCAACGCTGCATTTCGCGCCAGTCATATCGTGGCACTGCAAACTGAATCGATTCGACACTGACGCTGCGGGGCTTTTCACCCGCGAGAATGCGGAGCACCGCGTCTGCCGTCCTTCGGCCGGATTCAGCAGTCGAATGCATGGGGCCGCCGACGGTCTGTCCGCCGAAGAAGGCGTCCTGATAGGAAAAGATCGGCGCGTTCGCGATCGCGCGCAATCTTCGCAACGCGGCATCGCCTTCATGCGTAACGCCTGCGCCGTCGACCGACATCAATCCCCAGAACAGAACCGTATGCTGCGGAAGGGCCGATGCGCGCGTGAGGATCTCCTGGAACGAAAGCCCCGAATACCATTCGAACAAGACCCGGTGCTCGAACAGCTTCGCTTCTCTCTTGATCTCATCCAGCCAAAACTTTTCCAGAGGAGACACGCCCAGCACAACGGCAATCGTCCGCGTGTCGGGAAGGACCTGAAGGATGCTGCTGAATGACGCGGCAAAGTCGTTATGCACCGAGATGACCGCGTCCCTATCCGTCAGCTCGGCGCGGTTCACCAGACGCTGCTCGACCGCTGTCAGGACCATCGGCGTCTCAGGAAAGAGCTGCGTGCGATACTTCTGGCCGAACCGGGCCGCCGGAGCCCCCACGCTGATGACGATGTCGGGCGGACAGCCTTCGTAAAGGGAGCGCAGATAATCGACGAAGGGTTGCTCCGGCCCCGGATTGTTGAACCGCGCGCTGAGCAGCGTGTGCTCCTGGATGTCGAGAGGCCACGGCGCCTGTTGCTCGAGCTCGGCCTTGACGCTGCGCGCATATTCGCTCCAGGGACGAAAATCCCGGCCGAACGAATGCAGCACGACTATCCGCTTCGGTTCGGTCCGATCGGCGGCAATCGCCGATCCGGACCTAACGGCGATCCCGAGGCACAAACAAAGCCACAACCGCGCGACCATCATCGGCCAGCCCGGCTTGACCGCAGCAACGGCGATGCGCCCGCTCATCCTCTCTCCCGCAGCTTCGATGGGCTGCTCCTGACCGCAACTCTAGCGGGAATCGCGCGATAGCCAAGCGTCTCGCAGGGGTTCCGTCTCAGCAGCGCGTCACGACCCGACCATAGGCATCGACGACCTGCACGCAGGACGACCCATAGTAAGCCCCCGCAGCGCCCGCTGCGGCGCCGACCGCGACCGCCCGCCGCGTCGTCCGCCGCGCGACGCCCGCATAACTCATGGGCGTGAGGGGCCGCCCGACCCGCGCCTGCGCTTCCGAGAAGAAGGCGCCGTCGGCTACGCGGCTCGTCTCATTCCAGGACAGACCGGCGGCAAAGGCGAATACTGCCGCCGCCCCGATGAACATTTTTCGCGACGAGATCTTTGCTCGAGTCATTGCTTGGCTCCTTGCGGCGTCCCCGGGGGAAGTTCGTCGAAATCCGCGATGGCAGCGGACTCCAGGTCGATCTTGCTGGCGCCGGCCGGCGCCTTGAACACGAAAGTGTCCGCGTCTGCGAAGGCGTCGGTCTTCCAGTCCCTGATCCGCAGCGTGTATTGCGGCGCGCCGGTCATCGTCTTGCTGGTGATGACGTATTTGCGGGGCACCGGCTTTTCGCCTGGCTCGATCCAGATCTGCCAATCGGTCTCCGGCGTGCGGAACGCGAGATGTTCGCATTCGACGCCGTCGATCACGCCCTGCCCGACATGCTTGCTTTCTGTCGTCGTCGCCATCAGCTCGTCATACGCGTTGGACAGGATGAGATCGGTGCCGGGCATGCCGAGGCCCGAGCGCGCCTGCATCGCGGCGATCATCTGATCGACCGTGCCCGGCGCGTCCGCCTGCACATAGGTTTTGGCGTCGTTGCCGTAAAGCGAGATCGTCTTGCCGTCGTAAACCAGATCAATGTCGGTATAGCCACCGGTCCGGCGTACCCGCAGCTTGTCCGGCCGGCTCAACTTCATCTGACCGGAGCTCGTGAACTGGATCTTCTGCAACTCGGGCGTGATGATCTCGATGTCGCTCTCGAAGGAGGCCGACAGCGTCTTCTGGCTGCCGAGATAATCCGTCATCGATTTGAGGATTTTTGCCGGATCGTCGGCGCGCGCCGGAGAGGCCACAAGCAGCAGAACCGCCGCGGTCGCGCCCCATGTCGCGCAAAGGAAGTTTGCTCGTTTCATGTCAATCCTCCTGGGATGAAGCGCCATTCAGGAGGATCGGGCGCCGGCGTGTTTGATATGAATCAAACCCTGGATTGTTCCTGGCCGCCGACAACACCGCGGCGGCCATGCGGTCGCTCCTGTCAATTCAATGGCCGCTCAGAACCAGGGTCTTGATCGGCAATAACAGCGCCTGGATCCGCAGGAGCATGGCGTGCACGAGGCCGACACCGTCGACGACGTGCAGCGCGATCTTGCGGCTTGTCGGGGTATCCGTTTTGGAAATTTCCTCATGATTGCTGGTGTAGGCGTTGACGATGCAGCTGCTGCCTGGCGTCACGCCTTCGAGCCCGCCCTTGTGGAGCGGTTCCAGAAACGCGAGGATCGTGCCGGGCTTCACGGTCGTCTGCGCTTCGAGGAGTTGCTGTCCGCCCTGGAACTGTCCCGCGGCAATGTAGTCCTGCACCGTCGTGACCACCATCGGAATGATAACCCACGGCCTTGATATGCAGGTCGCTTCGGCCACCATGCCTTCCTTCATCACGCCCGCCTCGATCTGGCCAAAGCCGGCCTGGAGGCCTGCTCTGCCGGCGCCGTCGGGAATGAGCACGCCTGCCGGCCGCAACAGTTGATTGACGACATCGCCGACGCGAAGAAGGAACTGCTCGACGCGGCCGTCGACGCCGGCACGAATGATCGTCTGGTCCAAAACCACCTGCGCCTCCGCCAGTGCAGCCTCGGCGCTGGCCTTCTCCGCCGGCAAAAGTGTGGAAACGCGCAAAGCTGCGGATTGTTTGACGGCGGTCGCAGCGTCGACACCTGCCTTCCGCTGGTCGACCAGCACCTGCAGCTTCTCGATGTCCCGTTGCGGCACGATGCCGGGATTGCGGCGTTGCAATTCACTCTTGACGTCCAGTTCGTCCTGGGCCTGCTGAAGATTCGCTTGGGCTTCACCGATCTGCGCTTCGGCCTTGACCACGTCTGCCTGCGCTGACGACATCGATGCTTCAATCTCGGCAACCTTCCGCTTGGCGGTTTCGACCGCAGCTTCCTGCTTTGCGCTGTCGAGCCTGAACAGAACGTCACCCTTTTTCACCGCCGCGCTGAAACCGACATTCACCTCGGCGACCCGGCCGGCGACACCTACGGGCATGACCGGCACGGTGCGGAAATAGAGCGTCGCCGAGTCGGTCGAAGGATGGAAATAGAAGATCATCGTGATCAGGGACACGGTCAGCATCAGACAGCCCGTGATGCCCCATCTGAGCTCATACCAGACCGAGAAGAACGTGATCTCCTTGCCGAAGCGCTTGCCCTGAACATAGCGGCGGTAGAGGTAGTCGGGCACGATGGTCAGGAGGGAGCAGAACATGAGCTCAAACATGGCTGTGCTCCTTCTCCTTGACGGTGTCCGGCTTGTCTGCCGACGGCGGGCTGGCTTGCGGCGCAGCACCCTCCTGTTCCGGCGTCGTTGCATCGGCGATCCGCTCGACGGAATCGGCAATGCTGCGCATCGGCGTGCCGAAATCGGGTAGATCAATCAGCGCGAGCAACAGGCCCGCCACCCAGAAAATGTGCATGTGGGTAAAGAGCGAGATCAGGCCGAGCACGGCGACGAACTCGAATTGCAGCTTCTGCGACTTGTGCGCCATCCGCTCAGGCAGGCTGTGCAGCTTCCAGTAAAGCGTGCCAACCCAAAATATGGTGCCAATGAGGAAAATGCCCATCACCACCATCAGCGTGTCGGTGCCGCTTCCAGGCGCGAGATAGAACGGCAGATGGTGCGGCGCCATCGGATGAAGCTGCTCGCTCAATGATCTCTCCTACGCAGGGCCCGCCGTGCACGGCGCTCCTGCGGCACGGTGCCCACGCCGGTTGCCCGTGGCTTGATTTGAATCAAGGGATTGCCGCCGGCCGGACCTAGCGTTGCCGGGAACGCCGAACTGCAAACAGCCATTTGGGAGCAACAGCCATGGCCGGCCTCGATGATCTCATTCCCAACGCCGCGCAGATCCGCAAAGAAGCTGCGCTCAAGGAGGCCCAAAAGGCCGAGGAATATGCCCGCGTCGCTGCAGCGGCCGAAGCCGAGAAGGATGCCCTGATCGAGCGGCTCACCAAGCCTTCGGGCAAGACCGAGGAGGAGAAGATCAAGCTCGCCTCCACCATCATCGCGCGTGCGGTGCGAAACGGCCTGACCGAAGTCCAAGTGTACCGCTTTCCGAACACGCTCTGCACCGACAAGGGCCGCGCCATCAACCAGATGGAAAAGGGCTGGGAAAACACCCTGACCGGCATCCCCAAGGAAATCTTCCAGCTCTGGACCGACCATCTGAAACCGCGTGGCTATCGGATCGCCTACCAGATCATCGATTTCCCAGGCGGCGTCCCCGGCGACGTCGGCGTCACGATCTCCTGGGGCGACTGACGGCCGTTCGGGCGGAGTTGAGCTTAACGCAGCAAAGAGGTGAGCATGGCCAACGACGAGCCCGCCGAGCGCATGAAGCGCAAGGATTACGAGAAGGAGCTGGAGAAGCTCCAGGTCGAGCTTTGCCACCTCCAGGAATGGGTCAGATCCGAAAAGCTGAAGGTGATTGTCATTTTTGAGGGCCGCGACGCCGCTGGCAAGGGCGGCACCATCAAGGCATTGACCGAGAAGGTGAGCCCGCGGGTGTTTCGTGTCTGCGCCCTGCCCGCGCCATCCGACCGACAAAAATCGCAGCTATTCCTGCAGCGCTATATCGAGCAATACCCGGCCGGCGGCGAAATCGTGATCTTCGACCGCAGCTGGTACAACCGCGCGGGCGTTGAATATGTCATGGGCTTCTGCTCCCCCGCCGAGCACAAGCGCTTCCTCGAATTATGCCCGCTGGTCGAGAAATTCGCCGTAGACGCGGGCATCATTCTGATCAAGCTGTGGCTCGAGGTCGGGATGGAGGAGCAGGAGCTCCGCTTCAAGGCACGTATCGAGGATCCGCTACGGCAGTGGAAGCTAAGCCCGATGGACACCGAGTCTTTCGGGCGCTGGTACGATTACTCACGGGCGCGCGATATGATGTTCGAGGCGACCGACACAAAACATGCGCCATGGCGCCTGATCCGCTCCGACGACAAGCGGCGAGCACGGCTCAACGTCATCGCGCACATCCTCAACACGATCCCCTACAAGAAGATTGCGCGAAAGAAGATCAAGCTGCCGAAGCGATCGCACAAAGGCCGCTACAACGATCAAGCGAGCCTGCGCGGGAGGAGCTTCGTCGAAGAGCGATATTGAGACGCAAGCGGGCCGCGATGATGCGGCCCGCTTTGCTTCAGCCTATTTCAGCCGAATCGTGACGCCGCCGACCGCGGCCGAAACTTCCGCGCCGACCTTCGGCCCGGAGAGCTGCAGGATCACGCCGTTGGCGTTTTGCAGTTGAACGGCACCGGCGCCCGCAGCCACGGCGCCGCCGGCGCCGCCCGCCGCGTAAGAGCCTTCGATCGACGCCGGGCTCTTCAGGTTGAGCGCGCGGCCGACCAGCTTTGTGGTCGACGCGCCAACGGTGAAGCCGACACTCATCCCGGAAACGGTGAACGGATATTTTTTGCCCCGGAACAGCAGGACGCCCTCCCCGCCGCCGACGCCAACGATGAATCCGCCCTTGGTGAAGACGACGGCGACGTCGCCGGTTTCAGCACGCGAGGGCGTGCTGAAACCGATCCCACCCGCGATCAACGCAACCAGGGCGGCACTGACAGCAAACTTTCTCATAACTTTCGTTCCCCTTTGATATGGCGCCGCGCTACTGGGCCAGAAGCATTGCGAAGTAACCAAACACCGTGAGCAGGACGCCCGACACCGCATAGGCTACTGGGAAACCGATCCAGGGCACAGTGCTCTTGATTTCGACCGCTGCCTCACGGCAGGGACCGGAATGCGACCGCGCGCCGGCAACGCCGCCCATCAGCACCGCCGGGTTGATCTTGAAGAAGTGGAAGCCGATCGCCCAGACGATGAACGGTGGGATGGTGCAGGCGACGAAGCCGATAAGGAAGATCTTCAGCGCGATCGCACCACTGAGCTGCGACACCAGCCCGGCGCCCGCATTGACGCCGACGATGGCGACAAAGACAACGAGACCGAGATCTTCCAGCACGTTCCGCGCCGCGTTCGGTGTGCTGCCGAAGAAGCGCAGCCGCGACACGATCGATGAGACGAGCACACCCGACAGCAACAGGCCGCCGGCATTGCCGAGACCAACCTTCGCACCGAAGGCGGGGAATTGGATCCAACCGATCAGGAATCCAATGATCATACCGACCGACAGCGTCAACAGGTCGGTCGACGTGTTGTAGCGCGCGATGCGGCCCCACATCTGACCGAGTTCATTGACGGCCGGTTTCAAGCCGACGACCGAAATGATGTCGAACCGCTCCAGTTCGGTCTTCAGACCGGCAGGAATCGGCACGCCACCACGCTCGACCTTGCCGATCTGCAACTGCGGCAATTGCCTCACCCCGGAACGATTCGAATGTGCGGCCCACCATCTCCTTGTTGGTGACGATAATATCCGCCTGGTCCAGAGTGACGCCAAGCGCCTTGGCGTCGGCCACTTCGGGACCGATCAGACCCATCTTGTCGGTGAGATGCTCGGTCGAGCCGCCCAGCGCGATGATGTCGCCCTTCTGGAGCACGAGACCGGGATCGGCCCCCAATGACTCGCCGCTGCGCAAGACGTTGGCTACACGATATTCCGGGTTGTCCTTGCGGAAGCCCGCGATGCTCTTGCCGACCTGGGCGGAATTCTCCAACCGGTAAGCGCGCAGACCGAACTGGCGATAGCCGGTGAGAGCGCCGCCTTCGAGATCCTTGACACCGAAATCCTCCTCATACTTCTTCGCCGCCGCCTGGGCGTCGATGCCCCACCAGCGCGGCAGATATTTGCAGATCAGGATGATGCCGACGGTACCCCAGATATAGGTGATGCCGTAGGACAGTGCGATCATGGCGGTCGCTTCCTCGGGCTTCATGCCCGCAGGCAGCTTGACCACGCCATCCGTAATTGCCTGCTCTGCCGAACCGATTGCAGCCGACATGGTCTGCGAGCCCGCCAGCATGCCGCCGGCCGCGCCGGGCGGCAGCGCGAACAGTTTTGCACCGACGACGACGAGGGCGAGGCCGACGACGCACGACACCACCGCGAGGAAGATGAACTTGATTCCGTCGCCTCTCAAGCTGTTAACGAAGGACGGACCGACCCGGAGCCCCACGCCGTACATGAAGAGGTAGTAGAACAGGCTCTTGGCAAAGTTGTTGAGCTCAAGTTTGACGCCATAGCTCGACGCCCAGACCGAGACGCCTGCGCCGACCACGATGGCGCCGGCGACCATGCCGAGGCCATAGCCCTTGATGCTGGCCCGCCCGATCCAGACCGCGAGACCGACGACGAGGAACAGCAGCAGATACGGATTCTGCTGCAGGAACGTGAAAAAGCCTTGCATTGCGGTATCCCCCTTATTACGCGCTCTTGAGCTTCGGCGCCGCACCCGGCTTGGGCCGCCCGATCTTCCCTAACGCTTCCACCCTCACGAGCTTCAACCCCTCCTTGGCGTCGTAGCCATGGATCTCCTTCACATCGAGCTTGCGCATGAAGTCGATGGTTTCCTGTGTGATGACCTGACCCGGCACCATGATCGGGAAGCCCGGCGGATACGGGATCACAAAATTGGCGGAGACGAGCTCTGGCCCGGCTTTCAGGCGACGATCGATCTCGGGATCCCTGAGCGGGATGAACTCACATCCCGCCGCATCATACGCAGCAAAGAAGCCGCTGCGGATGTCGCCTTCGTTGGTCTTGGTGCCGGCGTCGCCGCGGAAGCTCGGATGGAAATGCGAGAAGTTCGGCAGGTCAGGCACGTCGGTCATCAGGCTCTTGACCCGTGCTTCGAATGTCTTCTTTGCGTTTGGGCCGCCCTGGGCCAGGCCCCGATCGACCTCGCCGGCGATCTCGGCCAACACCCGGACGAGATGCGCGACATCGCTGCGCGTGTTGTTG from Bradyrhizobium arachidis carries:
- a CDS encoding DUF2950 domain-containing protein, which codes for MIALRSLQRAALPALVPSLLALALLSSPSLAQQSYKSPEDAAAALAAAVKSGPSDILKVLGRAADDIVSSGDEVADADIRQRFTSLYDQKHSIKAEGNKKATLLLGPDDFPFPIPLENSKAGWEFDTAEGRIEVLRRRIGRNEIDAIQTSLAFVDAQNEYADKDRGEGVGVYAQRIVSTPGKKDGLFWRDDADPSPLGALAAEASREGYRAGDIEPAPYHGYYFRILKGQGPDAAGGALNYVVKGKMIGGFALIAWPAEYGNSGVMTFLVNHNGVVYQKDLGPRTDFVAKRLMLFDPDQTWKKADAAKP
- a CDS encoding DUF3300 domain-containing protein — translated: MFRCGKTLIALALVMTIPVAATAQTPAAPATPAPAATQAPPAAELLKPEQLEALVAPIALYPDELLANVLAASTYPLEVVQADRWLKEKKLKGDALRTEVEKQSWDDSIKALASTAEVLTMMSDKLDWTKNLGDAFLAQQPDVMDAIQRLRTKAYDNKKLVTTKQQKVTVQTQENRQVVMIEPAEAGQMYVPYYEPATVYGDWPYAEYPPYYFGYPSYIGAGMVAAGLAFGTAWAIGRWGNYWGGGCNWGNRNVYVNHRTTNIGNGWQHNPAHRGGVRYNNVNVQNRFGNTNIKAGAADRMDFRGRDGNQVLRPDQGAGDRAGDRAGDRAGDRAGDRAGDRAGDRGGDRGGDRAGAGDRAKGGGDRAGAGDRAKGGGDRAKGGGDRAGAKGGGGAKAANRGGAGAGNRAAAGGGNRGGAMNVSSGRSAAAASARGRSSMASMPRGGGGGAAFAGRGGGGGMSMGGGGRGGGGFGGGGGRGGGGGGRRSDIALKHDITLLGHLGNGLGYYRFSYIGSDKAYVGVMAQEVETVKPEAVTRGSDGYLRVSYEKLGLKFRTYGDWLAGGARIPAEVTP
- a CDS encoding sensor histidine kinase, translating into MSGRIAVAAVKPGWPMMVARLWLCLCLGIAVRSGSAIAADRTEPKRIVVLHSFGRDFRPWSEYARSVKAELEQQAPWPLDIQEHTLLSARFNNPGPEQPFVDYLRSLYEGCPPDIVISVGAPAARFGQKYRTQLFPETPMVLTAVEQRLVNRAELTDRDAVISVHNDFAASFSSILQVLPDTRTIAVVLGVSPLEKFWLDEIKREAKLFEHRVLFEWYSGLSFQEILTRASALPQHTVLFWGLMSVDGAGVTHEGDAALRRLRAIANAPIFSYQDAFFGGQTVGGPMHSTAESGRRTADAVLRILAGEKPRSVSVESIQFAVPRYDWREMQRWGINERNLPQGSEVLYREPNIWETYRWQMVLIAAVILMQAGLISGLLHQHRRRRLAEVESRQRLAELAHVNRYAAVGELTTSIAHELNQPLGSILTNAETAELMLKGASPDLDEIREILADIRRDDQRASEVIRRLRSILRKTPFETAEIDLNETVGEAIGFLRAVADRRKIALRYVPAGNALDVKGDTVQLQQVILNLIINAIEALAETEARAREVVVTTVRAGAFAEIRIEDSGPGIANSNLKDVFNPFFTTKPQGMGMGLTICRTIVEAHRGQIIAENKPTGGALFTIRLPIAE
- a CDS encoding DUF2092 domain-containing protein, giving the protein MKRANFLCATWGATAAVLLLVASPARADDPAKILKSMTDYLGSQKTLSASFESDIEIITPELQKIQFTSSGQMKLSRPDKLRVRRTGGYTDIDLVYDGKTISLYGNDAKTYVQADAPGTVDQMIAAMQARSGLGMPGTDLILSNAYDELMATTTESKHVGQGVIDGVECEHLAFRTPETDWQIWIEPGEKPVPRKYVITSKTMTGAPQYTLRIRDWKTDAFADADTFVFKAPAGASKIDLESAAIADFDELPPGTPQGAKQ
- a CDS encoding HlyD family secretion protein — translated: MFELMFCSLLTIVPDYLYRRYVQGKRFGKEITFFSVWYELRWGITGCLMLTVSLITMIFYFHPSTDSATLYFRTVPVMPVGVAGRVAEVNVGFSAAVKKGDVLFRLDSAKQEAAVETAKRKVAEIEASMSSAQADVVKAEAQIGEAQANLQQAQDELDVKSELQRRNPGIVPQRDIEKLQVLVDQRKAGVDAATAVKQSAALRVSTLLPAEKASAEAALAEAQVVLDQTIIRAGVDGRVEQFLLRVGDVVNQLLRPAGVLIPDGAGRAGLQAGFGQIEAGVMKEGMVAEATCISRPWVIIPMVVTTVQDYIAAGQFQGGQQLLEAQTTVKPGTILAFLEPLHKGGLEGVTPGSSCIVNAYTSNHEEISKTDTPTSRKIALHVVDGVGLVHAMLLRIQALLLPIKTLVLSGH
- the ppk2 gene encoding polyphosphate kinase 2; its protein translation is MANDEPAERMKRKDYEKELEKLQVELCHLQEWVRSEKLKVIVIFEGRDAAGKGGTIKALTEKVSPRVFRVCALPAPSDRQKSQLFLQRYIEQYPAGGEIVIFDRSWYNRAGVEYVMGFCSPAEHKRFLELCPLVEKFAVDAGIILIKLWLEVGMEEQELRFKARIEDPLRQWKLSPMDTESFGRWYDYSRARDMMFEATDTKHAPWRLIRSDDKRRARLNVIAHILNTIPYKKIARKKIKLPKRSHKGRYNDQASLRGRSFVEERY